A window of the Lolium perenne isolate Kyuss_39 chromosome 7, Kyuss_2.0, whole genome shotgun sequence genome harbors these coding sequences:
- the LOC127316628 gene encoding proteasome subunit beta type-1 isoform X1: protein MARFDPYENNGGTCVAVAGADYCVVAADTRLSVGYSILSRRHSKIAHLIRADKCVLASSGFQGDIKALQKNLSAKELLYEHNHNKKMSCPAMAQLLSNTLYYKRFFPYYAFNVLGGLDSEGKGCVFTYDAVGSYERTGYSAQGTGAALMMPVLDKQLKSPSPLILPARDAVTPLSESDAVDLVKDVFASATERDIYTGDSLEIIVINSSGTRRDWIELRKD, encoded by the exons ATGGCGAGGTTCGATCCGTACGAGAACAACGGCGGCACGTGCGTGGCCGTCGCGGGGGCCGACTACTGCGTCGTCGCCGCTGACACCCGCCTCTCCGTCGGATACAGCATCCTCTCCCGCCGCCACTCCAAGATCGCGCACCT AATAAGGGCGGACAAATGCGTGTTGGCCTCGTCTGGATTTCAAGGCGATATCAAAGCTTTGCAGAAGAACCTGTCCGCAAAGGAACTG TTGTATGAACACAACCATAACAAGAAGATGAGCTGCCCTGCAATGGCACAATTGCTGTCAAACACCCTCTACTATAAGAGATTCTTCCCATACTATGCTTTCAATGTGTTGGGTGGACTGGACAGCGAAG GTAAAGGATGTGTCTTCACGTATGATGCTGTTGGGTCGTATGAGAGGACCGGCTATAGTGCTCAGGGAACAGGTGCAGCGCTCATGATGCCTGTTCTAGACAAGCAGTTGAAATCTCCTAGTCCTCTAATACTGCCGGCTCGG GATGCAGTGACACCCTTGTCTGAATCAGATGCAGTTGATCTGGTGAAGGACGTTTTCGCATCAGCCACAGAACGAGATATATACACT GGAGATAGTTTGGAAATCATAGTCATCAACAGCTCCGGCACCCGCAGGGACTGGATTGAGCTAAGGAAGGACTAG
- the LOC127316627 gene encoding CBS domain-containing protein CBSX6: MAHIVFLRAAAFDLTAGKPALAGVPASAPLSAAAAAIPSSPDAAVAVWREGASPLAPAAATVVGLLSSLDVVAFLASHRAGGGTDASAMKTPAGDVVPREQAVVREVEPDARLIEVVELMKQGAKRVLVRKHITDGCAVSKQPFAPFYKAPLKITGTPRAATPQTIRRSPSSSTFAYDKYCCLTREDIIRFLINCLGALAPIPLLSISSLGAISRSYCHVEASSPTIEAIWKIPSDPRVVAVVQTNKDGAHVILGEISAHKLWKRDYSAAADAMARLSALHFATGIDENGAAPASASGTGIRARRGEVENDIVPSPRSMRFSSRKIGFSASFASQMVPSHRKNIVLTCKTTSSLAAVMAQMLAHRATHLWVTEGDDSEEPILIGMIGYAEIFNAVTRGVLLA, from the exons ATGGCCCACATTGTgttcctccgcgccgccgccttcgaCCTCACGGCCGGCAAGCCGGCGCTCGCGGGCGTCCCGGCGTCCGCGCCGCTCTCCGCGGCGGCCGCGGCCATCCCGTCGTCGCCGGATGCCGCCGTCGCCGTCTGGCGCGAGGGCGCCTCGCCGCTGGCGCCGGCCGCGGCCACCGTCGTCGGGCTGCTCAGCTCGCTCGACGTCGTCGCATTCCTGGCCTCCCACCGCGCGGGAGGAGGCACCGACGCCTCCGCGATGAAGACGCCCGCCGGCGACGTGGTGCCGCGGGAGCAGGCCGTCGTCCGCGAGGTCGAGCCCGACGCCAG GTTGATCGAGGTAGTGGAGCTGATGAAGCAGGGGGCAAAGCGCGTACTTGTCCGCAAGCACATCACAGATGGATGCGCCGTCAGCAAGCAGCCCTTTGCGCCATTCTACAAAGCTCCGCTGAAGATCACCGGAACACCCCGCGCAGCTACACCCCAGACAATCAGaaggtcgccgtcatcatcgacgTTTGCCTATGACAAGTACTGCTGCCTGACACGAGAAGACATCATTCGCTTCCTCATCAACTGCCTTGGTGCCCTTGCGCCGATACCATTGCTGTCAATCTCCTCTCTTGGAGCCATCAGCCGTAGCTACTGCCACGTCGAAGCCTCCTCGCCGACTATCGAGGCTATCTGGAAGATACCCTCCGACCCACGCGTCGTCGCCGTTGTGCAGACCAACAAAGATGGAGCACACGTAATTCTAGGTGAGATATCTGCTCATAAGCTGTGGAAGCGTGATTATTCGGCTGCTGCAGATGCAATGGCAAGGCTCTCAGCACTGCACTTCGCCACTGGCATCGACGAGAATGGAGCAGCGCCAGCATCTGCAAGTGGCACCGGTATCCGTGCAAGGAGGGGGGAGGTGGAGAATGACATTGTGCCTTCTCCAAGGTCTATGAGATTCAGCAGCAGGAAAATTGGGTTCTCGGCCAGCTTTGCAAGCCAGATGGTGCCAAGTCACCGGAAGAACATAGTGCTGACCTGCAAAACGACAAGCTCTCTTGCTGCTGTGATGGCTCAGATGCTGGCGCACAGGGCCACACACCTCTGGGTCACAGAAGGCGACGACAGCGAGGAACCCATATTGATTGGCATGATTGGGTACGCGGAAATCTTCAACGCAGTCACTAGAGGTGTTCTTCTGGCTTGA
- the LOC127316628 gene encoding proteasome subunit beta type-1 isoform X2 — protein sequence MARFDPYENNGGTCVAVAGADYCVVAADTRLSVGYSILSRRHSKIAHLADKCVLASSGFQGDIKALQKNLSAKELLYEHNHNKKMSCPAMAQLLSNTLYYKRFFPYYAFNVLGGLDSEGKGCVFTYDAVGSYERTGYSAQGTGAALMMPVLDKQLKSPSPLILPARDAVTPLSESDAVDLVKDVFASATERDIYTGDSLEIIVINSSGTRRDWIELRKD from the exons ATGGCGAGGTTCGATCCGTACGAGAACAACGGCGGCACGTGCGTGGCCGTCGCGGGGGCCGACTACTGCGTCGTCGCCGCTGACACCCGCCTCTCCGTCGGATACAGCATCCTCTCCCGCCGCCACTCCAAGATCGCGCACCT GGCGGACAAATGCGTGTTGGCCTCGTCTGGATTTCAAGGCGATATCAAAGCTTTGCAGAAGAACCTGTCCGCAAAGGAACTG TTGTATGAACACAACCATAACAAGAAGATGAGCTGCCCTGCAATGGCACAATTGCTGTCAAACACCCTCTACTATAAGAGATTCTTCCCATACTATGCTTTCAATGTGTTGGGTGGACTGGACAGCGAAG GTAAAGGATGTGTCTTCACGTATGATGCTGTTGGGTCGTATGAGAGGACCGGCTATAGTGCTCAGGGAACAGGTGCAGCGCTCATGATGCCTGTTCTAGACAAGCAGTTGAAATCTCCTAGTCCTCTAATACTGCCGGCTCGG GATGCAGTGACACCCTTGTCTGAATCAGATGCAGTTGATCTGGTGAAGGACGTTTTCGCATCAGCCACAGAACGAGATATATACACT GGAGATAGTTTGGAAATCATAGTCATCAACAGCTCCGGCACCCGCAGGGACTGGATTGAGCTAAGGAAGGACTAG